One Natator depressus isolate rNatDep1 chromosome 13, rNatDep2.hap1, whole genome shotgun sequence genomic region harbors:
- the LOC141997215 gene encoding G-protein coupled receptor 4-like — MESRLFEECSLGVNTMASPCPMAFNTTKYFLIPVYSVVVGAGLPLNCLALWTLVSQINRSIVLSVYMLNLVVADLLQTLTLPFWIYYSYWDHNWDLGAGACVAVSLGFITNFYAKNGFLCLIAMERYVGVVHPLWFRGLQTIHGATKVSATAWVLVLSICSVGTGLLWKEREAGRCYEGYPLGTYYASFKMATMTLSFFLPCFFMGFFYLRVLHKLRQLPSLERETKRQIYSFISLIIISFFLLCVPYQVTSFYKYQREMVQNNEGLCLFETNLFIYSQAALCLTTLGNVLDPLLYILLLKDVRTELGNHLKCKVLGQGHK, encoded by the exons atggagtCACG ACTCTTTGAGGAGTGCAGCTTGGGA GTGAATACCATGGCCTCGCCCTGCCCAATGGCCTTTAACACCACCAAATACTTCCTCATCCCTGTCTACTCTGTGGTAGTTGGGGCTGGCTTGCCGCTGAACTGCCTGGCACTTTGGACCCTGGTGTCCCAGATAAACAGGTCTATCGTCCTCTCTGTCTATATGCTGAACCTGGTGGTAGCTGACCTGCTGCAGACCCTGACGCTGCCCTTCTGGATCTACTATAGCTACTGGGATCACAACTGGGATTTGGGGGCTGGGGCCTGCGTGGCAGTCAGCCTGGGCTTTATCACCAACTTCTATGCCAAGAATGGCTTCCTGTGCCTCATTGCCATGGAGCGCTACGTAGGTgtggtccatcccctgtggtTCCGTGGGCTACAGACAATACACGGTGCCACCAAGGTCAGCGCCACAGCGTGGGTGTTGGTGCTCAGCATCTGCTCCGTGGGGACTGGGCTACTGTGGAAGGAGCGAGAAGCAGGGCGCTGCTATGAGGGTTACCCACTGGGCACGTACTATGCAAGTTTTAAGATGGCCACCATGACTTTGTCCTTCTTCCTACCCTGCTTCTTCATGGGCTTCTTCTACCTCCGAGTGCTGCACAAGCTCAGGCAGCTGCCATCGCTGGAGCGGGAGACAAAGAGGCAAATCTACAGCTTCATCTCCCTCATCATCATCTCCTTCTTCCTGCTTTGTGTTCCTTACCAGGTGACCTCCTTCTACAAATACCAGAGGGAGATGGTTCAGAATAATGAAGGTCTCTGCCTCTTTGAGACAAACCTCTTCATTTACAGTCAGGCAGCACTGTGCCTCACCACTCTGGGCAATGTCCTGGATCCTCTGCTGTACATCCTGCTCCTCAAAGATGTGCGGACAGAACTCGGAAATCACTTAAAATGCAAGGTCTTGGGTCAGGGTCACAAGTAG